The genomic DNA AGTTGCGCGGGCGGGGCATATGCCTTATCCGCCATTACATGGAACAGGTCTGTTATGACCGCCGGTCGGGACGGCTGGAAATGCAGTATCGCTTGAAACGCGCCGGAACCGAGGACCGGCTGAAGGGAGGCGAGGATGGCCTTGTATCTTACCTTTGACGAGATGGGCCCCATCACGGTGGGCACGGTGCACGCGGCCGACATGCTGGACGACAACAATGTCCAGGATTTTGGCGGCCAGGTCCTGTCTTATGTCCGGGACCACCCCGGCGTCCGCCTCCTGTTGAACTTCCAGCATGTGGTCTTTCTGAGCAGCGCGGCCATCACGGAGCTCCTCCGCGTCAACGGGGCCTGCCGCGCGGACGGCGGCGGGGTGCGCCTGTGCGGGCTCAGCGAGTCCATCCGCTCGGTCTTTGAAATCACCAACCTCGCCGGGCTCTTCTCCGTCCACAAGAACGACACGCTGGACGCGGCGCTGGCGCGCTATGAACGGTCCCTGGCCCGGGCGGAGGATGCCCGGGTCTGGGAGGACCCCGCCGCAGGGGCCGGAAAATGAGAATCCGGTTCAGGACCCGCCTGACCGTCACCATCAGCCTCCTCATCATCCTCGCGGTGTCGGGAATGTCGGTGGTGGTCGTGTCGCTCTATGCAAGCCGCACGGGGGCGCTCTACTACCATGCGGGCGTACAGCTCAACCAACTGGCGGAGCGGAACATCGGCTACGGGCTCTCGCTGCCGCACCGCGTGCTGGACCGGGTCGGCGACCAGATGGCCGTGCAGGCCCTCCTCATCGCCGAACTGACGGCCCTGGCGGCGCGGGACGGCGGCGCGGACACGGCCATGCCGGCGCTGGTCGAACGGGTCCGTGAGCGCTCGAGGGCCGTCGGCGGCGTCCCGCTTTTGGGGGAGGTCTGGATTACCGACGAGACGGGCGAGGCCGTGGTGCGCCCGGAGGGCGCCCCCCCGTTCAATTTCATCGAGGCCGCGGCGGCCAACCCCCAGCCCAGGCCCTTTTTGGCGCTGCTTGACAGCGTCGGCGCCCCCCCCCTGAAACAGGAGGCGCGCGGGCGCGCGCTGGACGACCGGCTGTTCATGTATGTCGGCGCGGGCGGGGTGGACCGGCCCCGAATCGTGCAGGTGGGCGCGGGCGAGGAGATGATTCACAGCGTCATCGAGGGCTTCGGGGTCCAGAAAACCGTGGACCGCTTCATGCTCGGCATGAGTTTCGAGCGG from Candidatus Hydrogenedentota bacterium includes the following:
- a CDS encoding STAS domain-containing protein, producing MALYLTFDEMGPITVGTVHAADMLDDNNVQDFGGQVLSYVRDHPGVRLLLNFQHVVFLSSAAITELLRVNGACRADGGGVRLCGLSESIRSVFEITNLAGLFSVHKNDTLDAALARYERSLARAEDARVWEDPAAGAGK